From Arachis stenosperma cultivar V10309 chromosome 2, arast.V10309.gnm1.PFL2, whole genome shotgun sequence, one genomic window encodes:
- the LOC130962828 gene encoding uncharacterized protein LOC130962828, whose protein sequence is MGKRPQQAQMRPVCRQYGKEHGGRPCQLTGIICFSCGQPGHMAKDCPKKPVQGIYRPRQQGRVFAMTADDAMKSDSLIQGQCYVKSRLLTVLYDSGASHSFISEIVAHELGLDFTMLDYNLIVRTPTSQNAFASQVCQQVPFVIEARTFIHDLV, encoded by the coding sequence ATGGGTAAGCGACCTCAGCAGGCGCAGATGCGACCAGTATGTAGGCAGTATGGAAAGGAGCATGGAGGTAGACCTTGTCAGCTTACAGGCATTATCTGTTTTTCTTGTGGTCAGCCTGGACATATGGCTAAGGACTGTCCGAAGAAGCCAGTACAAGGAATATATAGGCCGCGACAGCAAGGACGTGTGTTTGCTATGACTGCTGATGACGCAATGAAATCAGACTCCCTAATCCAAGGTCAGTGTTATGTCAAATCTCGACTCTTAACTGTACTGTATGACTCTGGTGCATCACATTCATTTATTTCTGAGATTGTTGCGCATGAGTTGGGATTAGATTTCACCATGTTAGATTATAATCTAATTGTTCGTACACCCACATCTCAAAATGCCTTCGCTAGTCAAGTATGTCAACAGGTGCCTTTTGTTATTGAGGCTAGGACTTTTATACATGACCTGGTTTAG